In the Brucella anthropi ATCC 49188 genome, one interval contains:
- a CDS encoding response regulator, with protein sequence MAVEEEKTLSDDAPHLLVVDDDTRIRSLLSQYLTNSGFRVTMAGSAAEARRKLEGIDFDLLILDVMMPGETGVSLTRSLREQKNVPILMLTALSETDSRIDGLAAGADDYLPKPFDPRELTLRINNILRRGAPPAQPKIEQIVFGPYTFFIPRRELKKGTETIKLTDREQDIMAIFAERAGETIPRHELTGQDGDVGERTIDVQINRLRRKIEQDPANPVWLQTVRGIGYKLSIE encoded by the coding sequence ATGGCTGTAGAAGAAGAAAAGACGCTCTCGGACGACGCGCCACATCTCCTCGTCGTTGACGACGATACGCGTATCCGCAGCCTTCTCTCACAATATCTGACCAATAGCGGATTCCGTGTCACCATGGCTGGAAGCGCTGCCGAAGCGCGCCGCAAACTGGAAGGCATCGATTTCGATCTGCTGATCCTCGACGTCATGATGCCGGGAGAAACCGGCGTTTCGCTGACGCGATCGCTGCGCGAGCAGAAGAACGTCCCCATCCTGATGCTGACGGCATTGTCGGAAACCGACAGCCGCATCGACGGTCTGGCTGCCGGAGCGGACGATTATCTGCCCAAGCCGTTCGATCCCCGCGAGCTGACGCTTCGCATCAACAATATCCTGCGCCGCGGCGCGCCACCCGCACAGCCGAAAATCGAGCAGATCGTGTTCGGCCCCTATACTTTCTTCATCCCGCGCCGCGAGCTGAAAAAGGGTACGGAAACAATCAAGCTGACGGATCGTGAGCAGGATATCATGGCGATTTTCGCCGAGCGTGCCGGCGAGACGATCCCCCGCCATGAGCTGACCGGTCAGGATGGCGATGTCGGTGAACGCACGATCGACGTCCAGATCAATCGCCTTCGCCGCAAGATCGAGCAGGACCCGGCCAATCCGGTCTGGCTCCAGACCGTGCGCGGTATCGGCTACAAGCTCAGCATCGAATAG
- a CDS encoding MarR family winged helix-turn-helix transcriptional regulator, with protein MNSTNDMNYISNPLTAEEAADLNVIELLFFSYRDFTADPDLILEKIGFGRAHHRVLYFINRKPGMTVAELLEVLRITKQSLSRVLKQLIDTGHVVQATGLHDRRHRKLYPTKSGRQLTLALALPQSRRIARALEDCAPQDREVIERFLYNMVNPERRAQIDEFSAEDSSTRHL; from the coding sequence GTGAATTCGACGAACGATATGAATTATATAAGCAATCCGTTGACGGCTGAGGAGGCGGCCGACCTCAACGTGATCGAACTACTGTTTTTTTCCTATCGCGACTTTACCGCCGACCCTGATCTTATTCTGGAAAAGATCGGATTCGGGCGGGCGCATCACCGTGTTCTCTACTTCATCAACCGAAAGCCCGGTATGACGGTTGCCGAGCTGCTGGAGGTCCTGCGGATCACCAAGCAGAGCCTGTCGCGCGTGCTTAAACAGTTGATCGATACGGGGCATGTGGTTCAGGCCACCGGCCTTCACGACCGCCGCCACCGCAAGCTTTATCCGACCAAGAGCGGCCGCCAGCTCACGCTTGCCCTCGCCCTTCCACAGTCACGACGCATCGCACGTGCACTGGAGGACTGTGCGCCGCAGGACCGGGAAGTCATCGAGCGCTTCCTCTATAATATGGTCAACCCCGAGCGGCGCGCCCAGATCGACGAGTTTTCTGCCGAAGATAGTTCAACCAGACACCTTTGA
- a CDS encoding branched-chain amino acid aminotransferase — MAAIPFDQRDGFIWLDGEFVDWKDAKIHVLTHGLHYASAVFEGERAYGGEIFKLNEHTERLHESARILGFEIPFSVAEINDACRELLKKQGFEDAYVRPIAWRGSESLGVSAQNNRIHLAIAIWQWPSYFSPEEKMKGIRLDIAEYCRPDPRTAPSRSKAAGLYMICTISKHAAEAKGYADALMLDWRGQVAEATGANVFFVKDGALHTPKPDCFLDGITRRTVIDLAKRRGIEVIERAIMPEELAGFSECFLCGTAAEVTPVSEIGQYRFKPSEITNVLMNDYSAEVQPKRAAAE; from the coding sequence ATGGCTGCGATTCCATTCGATCAACGGGACGGATTTATCTGGCTGGACGGAGAATTCGTCGACTGGAAAGATGCAAAAATCCACGTGCTGACCCATGGTCTGCATTATGCGAGCGCGGTGTTTGAAGGTGAACGCGCCTATGGCGGCGAGATCTTCAAGCTCAATGAGCATACCGAACGCCTGCATGAATCTGCACGCATTCTCGGTTTCGAGATTCCTTTCAGCGTTGCAGAAATCAACGATGCCTGCCGCGAGCTTCTGAAGAAGCAGGGTTTTGAAGACGCCTATGTTCGCCCGATTGCCTGGCGCGGTTCGGAGTCACTGGGGGTCTCGGCGCAGAACAACCGCATTCATCTTGCCATCGCCATCTGGCAATGGCCGAGCTATTTCTCGCCCGAAGAAAAGATGAAGGGCATCCGGCTCGATATCGCTGAATATTGCCGCCCGGACCCGCGCACTGCGCCGTCGCGCTCGAAGGCTGCCGGTCTCTATATGATCTGCACGATCTCCAAGCACGCCGCCGAAGCCAAGGGCTATGCCGATGCATTGATGCTCGACTGGCGCGGACAGGTTGCGGAAGCAACCGGTGCAAACGTCTTCTTCGTGAAGGACGGCGCACTGCATACGCCGAAGCCTGACTGCTTCCTTGACGGTATCACGCGTCGCACGGTCATTGATCTTGCCAAGCGTCGCGGCATTGAAGTCATCGAGCGGGCAATCATGCCGGAAGAACTTGCCGGTTTCTCCGAATGCTTCCTGTGCGGAACAGCAGCGGAAGTGACGCCGGTATCCGAGATCGGTCAATACCGTTTCAAACCTTCCGAAATTACAAATGTTCTAATGAATGACTATTCTGCGGAAGTTCAGCCAAAGCGGGCGGCAGCCGAATAG
- a CDS encoding MBL fold metallo-hydrolase has product MGQLQAIIVPVTPFQQNCTILFDGETKKGVVIDPGGDLDRIREAIDSQGIDVEAIWITHGHIDHAAAALDLKEALNVDIIGPHRDDKFLLDNLEATGLKYGITEGVRNVTPDRWLDEGDKVSVAGHEFDVFHTPGHAPGHVVFFNPEARFAIVGDVLFNGSVGRTDLPAGDHAALIRSIKEKLLPLGDDIGFICGHGPGGRFGDERRSNPFLNDIGYA; this is encoded by the coding sequence ATGGGGCAATTGCAGGCCATCATCGTTCCCGTCACGCCTTTCCAGCAGAATTGCACCATTCTGTTCGATGGCGAGACCAAGAAGGGTGTTGTGATCGATCCGGGCGGTGACCTGGATCGCATCCGCGAGGCGATTGATTCCCAAGGGATCGATGTCGAGGCCATCTGGATCACGCATGGCCATATCGATCATGCTGCGGCAGCCCTTGATCTCAAGGAAGCCCTGAATGTGGACATTATCGGCCCGCACAGGGATGATAAGTTCCTGCTCGATAATCTGGAAGCGACCGGCCTAAAGTATGGCATCACTGAAGGCGTGCGCAATGTTACGCCGGACCGCTGGCTGGATGAAGGTGACAAGGTTTCCGTCGCCGGGCACGAATTCGACGTCTTCCACACGCCGGGCCATGCGCCGGGGCACGTCGTGTTCTTCAACCCCGAAGCGCGGTTTGCGATAGTCGGTGATGTGCTTTTCAACGGCTCGGTCGGGCGCACTGATCTGCCAGCCGGTGATCACGCGGCGCTGATTCGCTCCATCAAGGAAAAGCTGCTGCCGCTCGGGGACGATATAGGTTTCATTTGCGGGCATGGTCCCGGTGGTCGGTTCGGTGATGAACGGCGCTCCAATCCATTTTTGAACGACATCGGATATGCATAA
- a CDS encoding BA14K family protein, with translation MNRFAKTAILAAASLAAVAAPLATASADSWGRHGWDRGGWDRPYYRDRHRNHGDAVAAGVIGLAAGALIGSALSQPQPTYVQPAPVYAPPPPPPAYYPAAPARQATYYRSSYEPWSRGWYQYCADRYRSFNPNTGTYRGYDGRDHFCSAN, from the coding sequence ATGAACCGATTTGCGAAAACAGCCATTCTGGCAGCGGCATCCCTTGCGGCAGTTGCCGCACCGCTTGCAACAGCATCGGCAGATTCCTGGGGTCGCCATGGCTGGGATCGTGGCGGCTGGGATCGTCCCTACTACCGCGACCGGCATCGCAACCATGGCGACGCCGTTGCCGCAGGTGTGATCGGCCTTGCAGCAGGTGCCCTCATCGGCAGCGCGCTGAGCCAGCCACAACCGACCTATGTGCAGCCTGCCCCGGTCTATGCACCGCCTCCGCCGCCGCCAGCTTATTACCCGGCAGCCCCGGCTCGTCAGGCGACTTATTATCGCTCAAGCTATGAGCCATGGAGCCGTGGCTGGTACCAGTATTGCGCCGACCGTTACCGGTCATTCAATCCGAATACCGGCACCTATCGCGGTTATGACGGACGTGATCACTTCTGCTCCGCAAATTAA
- a CDS encoding cold-shock protein, which yields MAQTGLVKFFNTEKGFGFIKPDDGGADIFVHISAVQASGLTGLADNQKVSYETEPDRRGKGPKAVNITVTG from the coding sequence ATGGCACAGACCGGACTGGTCAAATTCTTCAATACCGAAAAAGGTTTCGGTTTCATCAAGCCGGACGACGGTGGCGCTGACATCTTCGTACACATTTCTGCTGTACAGGCTTCTGGCCTCACTGGCCTCGCAGACAATCAGAAGGTTTCCTACGAGACGGAACCGGATCGTCGCGGCAAAGGCCCGAAGGCCGTGAACATCACCGTTACCGGCTGA
- a CDS encoding SPOR domain-containing protein, translating to MKRYRHGIAFILASQLFSLPSGVAASYAASEPNPPVYAPPLPPEKKVPTVGRICQLIGANADIHGIPRDFFARLIWKESRFDHNAVSPVGAEGIAQFMPYTAKERGLADPFDIEQAIPASASFLRDLKGAFGNWGLAAAAYNAGAGRVSSWMRSGGFLPLETENYVLDITGAPADDFAAGKEVVNRPLDPKLAFVDACKRLPIIRSATIPMSRVKPKPWGIQVAGNFRRSAAANQWVRLRKQFSAVLAGHDPVISRIRTPMGRRGIYAVRIGANSRGEADSICAKLRAAGGACIVSRNR from the coding sequence ATGAAACGTTATCGGCACGGCATAGCATTTATCCTGGCTTCGCAGCTTTTCAGCCTGCCTTCCGGCGTGGCTGCATCCTATGCAGCGAGCGAGCCAAACCCGCCAGTCTATGCGCCGCCTTTACCGCCGGAGAAGAAAGTCCCGACCGTTGGCCGCATCTGCCAGCTCATCGGTGCCAATGCCGACATCCACGGCATCCCGCGCGACTTCTTCGCCCGGCTCATCTGGAAAGAAAGCCGTTTCGATCACAACGCGGTCAGCCCTGTCGGCGCTGAAGGCATTGCGCAGTTCATGCCTTATACTGCTAAGGAGCGTGGGCTTGCCGACCCTTTCGACATAGAACAGGCCATTCCCGCATCGGCGAGTTTCCTGCGCGACCTTAAAGGCGCTTTCGGCAATTGGGGCCTTGCAGCCGCCGCCTATAATGCAGGGGCCGGGCGTGTTTCCAGCTGGATGCGGTCCGGCGGATTTCTGCCGCTCGAAACTGAAAATTACGTGCTGGACATTACCGGCGCACCTGCCGACGATTTCGCGGCAGGCAAGGAGGTCGTGAACCGCCCGCTCGATCCCAAGCTCGCCTTCGTCGATGCCTGCAAGCGCCTGCCGATCATCCGCAGCGCCACAATTCCGATGTCGCGCGTGAAACCTAAGCCATGGGGCATTCAGGTCGCTGGCAATTTCCGCCGCAGCGCCGCTGCCAATCAATGGGTGCGCCTGCGCAAGCAGTTCAGCGCCGTGCTGGCAGGCCACGACCCCGTTATCAGCCGGATACGGACGCCGATGGGACGCCGTGGCATCTATGCAGTACGCATCGGCGCCAACAGCCGCGGAGAAGCCGACAGCATTTGTGCGAAGCTGCGCGCCGCCGGTGGCGCATGCATAGTTTCGCGCAATCGATGA
- a CDS encoding Kazal-type serine protease inhibitor family protein, with product MQFHRFRQLAVLAGALLLAGCVAEGGPDYGPPIRPGPSQPQMCPMIYAPVCATRGSSRKTFGNSCQARAEGYRVIANGQCSSRPGPGWGGEGGMRPPHQGNRPGRPGAGACTREYMPVCARRGNDRRTFPNRCEADRAGYRIMNGGQCR from the coding sequence ATGCAGTTTCATCGATTCAGACAATTGGCTGTGCTTGCGGGCGCTCTGCTTCTCGCCGGTTGTGTTGCCGAAGGCGGCCCGGATTATGGTCCGCCGATTCGCCCTGGACCGTCGCAGCCGCAGATGTGCCCGATGATCTATGCTCCCGTCTGCGCCACGCGCGGTTCTTCGCGCAAGACCTTCGGCAATTCCTGTCAGGCAAGAGCTGAGGGCTATCGCGTCATCGCAAATGGCCAGTGCTCATCAAGACCGGGTCCGGGATGGGGCGGCGAAGGCGGCATGCGTCCGCCGCATCAGGGCAACAGACCGGGCAGGCCGGGCGCGGGTGCTTGCACGCGGGAATATATGCCTGTTTGCGCAAGACGCGGTAACGACAGGCGCACTTTCCCCAACCGTTGCGAAGCCGACCGTGCAGGCTATCGCATTATGAATGGCGGGCAGTGCCGCTGA